From a single Nostoc edaphicum CCNP1411 genomic region:
- a CDS encoding tetratricopeptide repeat protein — protein sequence MPKHVRLISFLMVCSLWSMPKAANAQALIPHTLQLDPTKLEKQGLSLAQEAAQLAQFQQVELALPRARLASQLAPGNDKVWLLLGGLQLQTKEFDAAIASLKKAQSINPKNGDILFALGSANFQQKNYQAALVNYQEGLKLKPNDPEGLFNLGNAYFMLGRLPDAIAQYNTAVSKDKKFWPALNNIGLINYEQGDIPGAIKQWQSAVTIDKQAAEPLLALAVALYTKGDRQQGLTLGETALRIDSRYANLDFLKENLWGDRLLSDTKKFLELPRIQAALQQPANSSSAPRQQPTQ from the coding sequence GTGCCTAAACATGTTCGTTTGATTTCTTTTCTAATGGTTTGTAGTTTGTGGAGTATGCCAAAAGCCGCTAACGCGCAGGCATTAATACCCCATACACTGCAATTAGATCCGACAAAGTTAGAGAAGCAGGGGTTGAGCTTGGCGCAAGAGGCGGCTCAACTAGCTCAGTTTCAACAGGTTGAACTAGCTTTGCCACGAGCGCGGCTGGCTAGTCAGCTGGCTCCTGGGAATGACAAGGTATGGTTGCTGTTAGGTGGATTGCAACTGCAAACTAAAGAGTTTGACGCAGCGATCGCTAGCCTGAAAAAAGCGCAATCTATCAACCCCAAAAATGGTGATATTTTGTTTGCTTTGGGTTCAGCTAATTTTCAGCAGAAAAATTACCAAGCAGCTCTTGTCAATTACCAAGAGGGTTTGAAGTTAAAACCCAATGATCCAGAGGGTTTGTTTAATTTGGGTAATGCTTACTTTATGCTGGGTCGATTGCCTGATGCGATCGCGCAGTACAATACAGCAGTCTCTAAAGATAAAAAATTCTGGCCAGCGCTCAACAATATTGGCTTAATCAACTACGAACAGGGTGATATCCCCGGAGCGATTAAGCAATGGCAATCTGCTGTCACCATTGACAAACAAGCCGCAGAACCTTTATTGGCCTTAGCAGTGGCACTCTATACTAAAGGCGATCGTCAACAAGGACTAACCTTGGGAGAAACTGCGCTCCGGATCGATTCGCGCTATGCTAATTTGGATTTCCTCAAAGAAAATCTCTGGGGCGATCGCTTATTGTCTGATACGAAAAAATTCCTAGAATTACCCCGTATTCAAGCAGCCCTACAGCAACCAGCAAACTCATCATC
- a CDS encoding efflux RND transporter periplasmic adaptor subunit yields the protein MKIDTSNTVDSSSPALVPEVKKKKVRRNWLSWLIALCLLGGIGYAVYYQVAVVSRQEASRRVLTRPVQRQSLTMTVSANGTVKPERSINLSPKNSGILKTLLAKEGDLVKQGQIVAYMDDSNLRGQLTSAQGQLAQAEANLQKAIAGNRPQDIAQAQGVLDEAQANLQKVQAGNRSQDIAQAQARLQSAQASLRQAEDDLVRNQQLYNAGGISLQTLNQNRSNRDSAQAQVNEAQQALGLQKAGSRPEDIEQARAVVKQRQQALALVKAGTRQEDIDAARAQVTSARGSLQNIQAQINDTIIRAPFDGVVTKKFADPGAFVTPTTASSEVASSSSSSILSLASTNEIVASLAETNISKISLGQKVSIQADAYPGKTFEGKVSQIAAQAIVAQNVTSFEVRVSLSDPERLLRSGMNVEVDFQVGQVENALVVPTASVVRQQNATGVFVAGADNKPVFTRIETGVTANNFTEVKSGLTGDERVLLSFPPGSRPQSTPRGGVFPGLGGGGGGGGGGGRGGGGGGRGGGGGGS from the coding sequence ATGAAAATTGATACATCAAACACCGTAGATTCATCATCACCAGCTTTGGTTCCAGAGGTAAAGAAAAAAAAGGTCAGACGTAATTGGCTCTCTTGGCTAATTGCTCTTTGCCTTTTGGGGGGAATTGGCTATGCAGTTTATTACCAAGTAGCCGTTGTTTCCCGCCAAGAAGCCAGTCGTCGGGTGCTGACAAGACCTGTACAAAGGCAGAGTTTAACAATGACAGTTTCAGCTAACGGAACGGTGAAGCCTGAACGGTCAATTAACCTCAGCCCGAAAAATTCCGGCATCTTGAAAACACTGTTGGCGAAGGAAGGGGATCTCGTCAAGCAAGGACAGATTGTCGCTTACATGGATGATTCTAACCTCCGGGGGCAACTCACCTCTGCTCAAGGACAGTTGGCACAAGCCGAGGCGAATTTGCAAAAAGCGATCGCAGGTAATCGCCCTCAAGATATTGCTCAAGCCCAAGGAGTATTAGACGAAGCCCAGGCCAATCTGCAAAAGGTACAAGCAGGTAATCGCTCTCAAGATATAGCCCAAGCACAGGCACGCTTGCAAAGCGCTCAAGCCTCCCTTCGCCAAGCAGAAGATGATTTGGTTCGTAATCAACAACTTTACAATGCAGGCGGTATTTCCCTTCAGACTCTTAACCAAAACCGTTCCAACCGCGACAGCGCTCAAGCTCAAGTTAATGAAGCACAGCAAGCACTGGGGTTGCAAAAAGCCGGGTCACGTCCAGAAGACATCGAGCAAGCCCGAGCCGTGGTGAAGCAGAGACAGCAAGCTTTGGCACTTGTGAAAGCCGGAACGCGCCAAGAAGATATTGACGCAGCCCGCGCCCAGGTAACATCTGCTCGTGGTTCGCTGCAAAACATCCAAGCTCAAATCAATGACACGATCATTCGCGCCCCTTTTGATGGTGTGGTGACAAAGAAGTTTGCTGATCCCGGCGCCTTCGTGACACCTACAACTGCTAGTAGTGAAGTAGCTTCTTCTTCTTCTTCTTCAATCTTGTCTCTCGCTTCAACAAATGAGATTGTCGCCAGTTTAGCAGAAACAAATATTTCTAAAATCAGCCTTGGTCAAAAAGTCTCGATTCAAGCAGATGCCTATCCAGGAAAAACCTTTGAAGGTAAAGTCAGCCAAATTGCTGCCCAAGCAATAGTCGCGCAAAACGTCACCAGTTTTGAAGTCAGAGTATCGCTTTCAGACCCGGAAAGGCTACTGCGGTCTGGGATGAATGTCGAAGTAGATTTTCAAGTCGGTCAAGTTGAAAATGCTTTAGTAGTGCCAACGGCCTCAGTCGTGCGCCAACAAAATGCCACAGGTGTGTTTGTGGCTGGAGCAGATAACAAACCTGTGTTCACTCGCATCGAGACTGGTGTCACCGCAAATAACTTTACTGAAGTTAAGTCTGGATTGACAGGAGACGAAAGAGTATTGCTCAGTTTCCCACCAGGATCACGTCCGCAATCAACACCACGAGGCGGAGTTTTTCCCGGTCTAGGAGGAGGCGGGGGTGGCGGTGGTGGTGGTGGAAGAGGAGGTGGTGGCGGCGGAAGAGGAGGCGGTGGCGGTGGTTCTTAA
- a CDS encoding ABC transporter permease gives MFKIFSGSKKAKKTRTVPLLEILTMAAETLWSNKLRTGLTMLGVIIGISSVIAITSVGQGVQKGVEQQIQALGTDVIQILAGAARSGNVRQGVGSSSTLTWEDAQAIATQAPSAQMVSAYLQRTAQVVYAGQNTSTTIYGTDLNYPEVRNTNPQQGRYFTQEELDIAAQVAILGPTVQNTLFGQGVNPIGERIRIQGEAYEVIGVMEPKGSQGPMDRDDQVFIPLTSMSKRLVGNNALVGVSVNGILVKGANQEELEAAQFQVTNLLRLRHNIYPPQADDFRLTNQADIVSTFTNVVGLFTVMVVAIAGISLVVGGIGIANIMLVSVVERTREIGIRKAVGATNSAILNQFLAEAIVISIAGGTIGMATGIVLAFTAANIFKFPFVISFLSIIAGFALSLSVGLVAGVIPARNASKLDPITALRSD, from the coding sequence ATGTTTAAGATATTTAGCGGCTCTAAGAAAGCTAAGAAGACCCGCACAGTACCGTTGTTAGAAATTTTGACAATGGCGGCAGAGACTCTGTGGAGTAATAAATTACGCACAGGTCTAACGATGTTGGGCGTGATTATTGGAATTTCATCAGTCATTGCGATTACTTCTGTTGGTCAGGGAGTGCAAAAGGGGGTTGAACAACAGATACAAGCATTGGGTACAGATGTGATCCAAATCTTAGCGGGTGCTGCAAGAAGCGGGAATGTCCGTCAAGGAGTCGGTTCTAGCAGCACCTTGACTTGGGAAGATGCACAGGCGATCGCTACACAAGCGCCATCAGCACAGATGGTTTCTGCTTATCTCCAACGGACTGCCCAAGTTGTATATGCAGGACAGAATACTTCAACAACCATTTATGGCACGGATTTGAACTACCCAGAAGTCAGAAATACCAACCCCCAGCAAGGGAGATATTTCACTCAGGAAGAATTAGATATTGCCGCACAGGTAGCTATTCTTGGCCCCACAGTCCAAAACACACTCTTTGGACAGGGTGTAAATCCTATCGGTGAGCGAATTCGGATTCAGGGAGAGGCTTACGAAGTGATTGGAGTGATGGAACCTAAAGGTTCTCAAGGGCCGATGGATCGAGATGACCAGGTTTTCATTCCTCTAACTAGTATGTCGAAGAGACTAGTTGGGAATAATGCCTTGGTAGGCGTTTCTGTAAATGGAATTTTAGTCAAAGGTGCTAATCAGGAAGAATTAGAAGCTGCTCAGTTTCAAGTCACCAATCTCTTACGGTTGCGTCACAACATTTATCCACCACAAGCTGATGATTTTCGGCTGACCAATCAAGCTGATATTGTTAGCACCTTCACTAATGTGGTGGGTTTATTTACAGTCATGGTAGTAGCGATCGCGGGAATTTCGTTGGTAGTTGGGGGAATTGGTATTGCCAACATTATGCTGGTTTCCGTAGTTGAGCGGACGCGAGAAATCGGCATTCGTAAAGCCGTAGGGGCAACTAATTCTGCAATCCTGAATCAATTTTTAGCCGAAGCGATCGTGATTTCCATTGCTGGTGGAACTATTGGTATGGCCACTGGGATTGTATTAGCCTTTACTGCTGCAAATATTTTCAAATTTCCCTTTGTCATTTCTTTCTTGTCCATCATTGCTGGGTTTGCACTTTCATTGAGCGTTGGCTTAGTTGCTGGGGTGATTCCAGCACGGAACGCATCTAAATTAGATCCAATCACTGCTTTAAGAAGCGACTAA
- a CDS encoding four helix bundle protein, with protein sequence MSKVERFEDLIAWQKARILTRDIYQVTQQGAFARDFGLSGQIQRAAVSIMSNIAEGFERSYLGEFHQFLSIAKSSCAELRSQLYVALDVGYLDQVKFNQLLNQAEEVGKIIGGLRISVSKQKHQKNSAPITKEKC encoded by the coding sequence ATGAGTAAAGTTGAGCGATTTGAAGATTTGATTGCTTGGCAAAAAGCAAGAATTCTTACTAGAGATATTTATCAGGTTACTCAGCAGGGGGCGTTTGCTAGAGACTTTGGATTATCGGGACAAATACAAAGGGCAGCAGTATCTATCATGTCTAACATTGCAGAGGGATTTGAAAGAAGTTATTTAGGAGAATTTCATCAGTTTCTTTCAATAGCGAAGTCATCTTGTGCAGAATTGCGTTCTCAACTTTATGTAGCTCTAGATGTTGGCTACCTCGATCAAGTCAAATTCAACCAACTTTTAAATCAAGCAGAAGAAGTGGGCAAAATTATTGGCGGTCTTCGCATCTCAGTTAGTAAGCAAAAACATCAAAAAAACTCAGCCCCCATCACTAAAGAAAAGTGCTGA
- a CDS encoding ABC transporter ATP-binding protein, with protein sequence MPTMIWMESITKTYYLGEVSVPILKGIELSIEEGEYVSIMGASGSGKSTLMNILGCLDRPTTGDYIFEGRNLTTFDDDELAYIRNQRIGFVFQQFNLLARATALENVMLPMVYANLPKPKRRERALEALEKVGLEGRTSNRPSQLSGGQQQRVAIARALVNRPALVLADEPTGALDTETSHEVMSLLTELNNQGITIVIVTHEPDIAAQTKRIIRVQDGLIVG encoded by the coding sequence ATGCCAACAATGATCTGGATGGAATCTATTACTAAAACTTACTACTTGGGAGAAGTTAGTGTTCCAATACTTAAGGGAATTGAACTCTCTATTGAGGAGGGGGAATATGTCTCGATTATGGGTGCATCAGGTTCGGGAAAATCTACGCTCATGAATATTTTGGGATGTCTGGATCGTCCCACAACTGGGGACTATATTTTTGAAGGGAGAAACCTGACGACTTTTGATGATGATGAATTAGCTTATATTCGTAACCAAAGAATAGGTTTTGTTTTTCAACAATTTAACCTATTGGCGCGGGCAACAGCGCTGGAAAACGTCATGTTACCAATGGTTTATGCTAATTTACCCAAACCAAAACGCCGTGAAAGAGCATTAGAAGCCCTGGAAAAAGTAGGATTAGAAGGACGCACATCTAACCGTCCTAGTCAACTATCTGGGGGACAACAACAACGAGTAGCGATCGCTCGTGCTTTGGTCAACCGACCTGCATTAGTTTTGGCAGACGAGCCAACGGGGGCTTTAGATACCGAAACTTCCCATGAGGTGATGAGTTTGCTAACAGAGCTTAATAACCAAGGAATCACAATTGTTATCGTCACTCATGAGCCAGATATCGCCGCTCAAACCAAAAGAATTATTCGAGTTCAGGATGGCTTGATTGTAGGCTAA
- a CDS encoding TolC family protein, producing MNFSLFFAHSTWIPVAIAILFPTLASAATPPKPQNSSRPVQVPDNLNPNPNPLQFPTKPQEVQIQGTVPISLAQALELAKRNNRDLQVAILELERSRSSLRESQAALLPTVGLNSSLTNSGNGFTSNSSEASTSFNGSAQLNYDLYTSGNRQGAIRAAEEQLRVDELDVESTSLEIELNVTTEYYDLQEADEQVRINRSAVENAQASLRDTQAREQAGVGTRFDVLQAQVNLANAQQLLTNAISDQQVARRQLATRLSLAQSVNIAAADPVQLAGLWQPTLEETIVRAFQNRPELQQQLAQRNISEQQRRQALSQLGPQLSLTGNYNLIDRFDDGVGVTDGYSVGIQGNLNLYDGGAARARAAQSKANIAIAESQFGSQRDIIRFNVEQFYSQLQANLENVQTSSVALNQAREALNLARLRFQAGVGTQTEVIAAENDLTRAEGNRITAILDYNRALASLQRSVTSRASR from the coding sequence ATGAATTTCAGCTTATTCTTCGCGCATTCTACCTGGATTCCCGTAGCGATTGCTATTCTTTTTCCAACTTTAGCAAGTGCAGCAACTCCCCCAAAACCGCAGAATTCCTCAAGACCTGTACAGGTTCCCGATAACCTCAACCCCAATCCTAATCCTCTCCAATTTCCTACCAAACCGCAGGAAGTACAAATTCAGGGAACTGTGCCAATCAGTTTGGCACAAGCTTTGGAACTAGCAAAACGCAACAATCGAGATTTACAAGTAGCCATATTAGAGCTAGAACGCAGTCGCTCATCCTTACGCGAGTCTCAAGCTGCCTTGCTTCCTACTGTTGGACTCAATAGTAGTTTAACTAACAGTGGTAATGGTTTTACTAGCAATTCATCAGAAGCTAGCACCTCTTTCAATGGTTCAGCACAACTGAATTATGACCTCTATACTTCTGGAAACCGACAAGGTGCTATCCGAGCCGCAGAGGAACAGCTAAGGGTAGATGAGTTAGATGTTGAGAGTACATCTCTGGAAATCGAGTTGAATGTCACGACCGAATATTACGATTTGCAAGAAGCAGATGAACAAGTACGAATTAATCGGTCTGCTGTGGAAAATGCCCAGGCTAGTTTACGAGATACCCAAGCGAGAGAACAGGCTGGAGTAGGTACGCGGTTCGATGTGCTGCAAGCTCAAGTGAATTTAGCAAACGCCCAACAACTACTGACTAATGCTATCTCAGACCAGCAAGTTGCTCGTCGTCAGTTAGCAACTCGGTTAAGTTTGGCACAATCAGTTAATATCGCTGCGGCAGATCCAGTACAATTAGCGGGCCTTTGGCAGCCAACACTTGAAGAAACTATTGTCAGAGCCTTTCAAAATCGTCCAGAACTGCAACAGCAATTAGCACAACGTAACATTAGTGAGCAACAGCGACGACAAGCACTTTCACAGTTAGGGCCGCAACTTAGTTTGACAGGTAACTATAACTTGATAGATCGGTTTGATGATGGCGTCGGCGTTACTGATGGCTATTCAGTGGGAATTCAAGGAAATTTAAATTTGTATGATGGGGGAGCAGCAAGAGCAAGAGCGGCTCAGTCGAAAGCTAATATTGCGATCGCAGAGAGTCAATTTGGTAGCCAGCGTGACATCATCCGCTTTAATGTCGAACAGTTTTACTCTCAATTGCAAGCCAATTTAGAGAATGTGCAAACTTCTAGTGTGGCTTTAAATCAAGCCAGAGAAGCTTTGAATTTAGCAAGGCTCAGGTTCCAAGCTGGTGTGGGCACTCAAACAGAGGTAATTGCAGCTGAAAATGACCTGACAAGAGCAGAAGGTAATCGAATCACAGCTATTTTGGATTACAATCGCGCTCTAGCTAGTTTGCAAAGATCAGTCACTTCCAGGGCTTCGCGTTAA
- a CDS encoding class I SAM-dependent methyltransferase → MSYNHKLKILPFIVIFLLILECLLVNPNAIARADSPSTTVYEQRLIHSPDGIGKYYMGREIAQVMGYTGAGWLERPSREGEEQPSKIVSLLNLKPNNVVADIGAGTGYLSFRIAPLLTDGKVLAVDVQPEMLEIIELFKKEKNITNVEPVLATLSNPNLPSESIDLALMVDAYHELEYPQEVMQGIVKALKPGGRVVLVEYRSENPFIMIKGLHKMTQKQVRKEMQSVGLVWRETKNLLPQQHLMVFEKPNTNS, encoded by the coding sequence ATGAGTTATAACCACAAGCTTAAAATCCTACCTTTTATAGTAATTTTTTTGTTAATACTTGAATGCTTGCTGGTTAACCCAAATGCCATAGCAAGAGCAGATTCTCCATCGACCACGGTTTACGAACAACGGCTTATCCACAGTCCAGATGGTATCGGCAAATACTACATGGGGCGAGAAATTGCCCAAGTTATGGGATACACTGGCGCTGGCTGGCTAGAACGTCCCAGCCGAGAGGGAGAGGAACAGCCAAGTAAAATAGTCAGTCTCCTTAACCTTAAACCTAACAATGTAGTAGCAGATATTGGTGCTGGTACAGGTTACTTAAGCTTTCGCATTGCACCGTTATTAACAGATGGGAAGGTATTGGCTGTAGATGTTCAGCCAGAAATGTTAGAAATCATTGAGTTATTCAAAAAAGAGAAAAATATCACCAATGTTGAGCCTGTTTTGGCAACTCTTAGTAACCCCAACTTACCATCTGAAAGTATCGATTTAGCCTTGATGGTAGATGCTTATCATGAACTTGAGTATCCCCAAGAAGTGATGCAAGGAATTGTGAAAGCACTTAAACCAGGTGGTCGGGTAGTGTTGGTTGAGTACAGGAGTGAAAATCCTTTTATTATGATTAAAGGTCTGCACAAAATGACTCAAAAGCAAGTCCGCAAAGAAATGCAATCAGTTGGTTTGGTTTGGCGGGAAACCAAAAACTTGTTACCTCAACAGCATTTAATGGTGTTTGAGAAACCCAATACTAATTCGTAA
- a CDS encoding Uma2 family endonuclease has product MVNLSLKRRIPPLENGDRLTRYEFERRYQAMPRHQKAELIEGVVYLASPLRFESHAEPHGHLIGWLWTYQIATPGVRLGIEPTVRLDRDNEPQPDGVLLITPTSQGQSRLSDDDYIEGAPELVIEIAASSVAIDLHDKKKVYGRNGVKEYIIWQIFENKLDWFCLQQGEYVSLELDADGIIKSKVFPGLWLSMSDLLAGNMPQVLAVLQLGLDSPEHQMFVQQLSGEER; this is encoded by the coding sequence ATGGTCAACTTATCACTCAAGCGGCGAATTCCTCCTTTAGAAAATGGCGATCGCCTCACTCGCTACGAATTTGAGCGACGCTATCAAGCAATGCCCCGTCATCAAAAGGCAGAATTAATTGAAGGAGTTGTATACTTGGCATCCCCATTACGCTTTGAAAGTCATGCTGAACCACATGGTCATCTAATAGGTTGGTTATGGACTTACCAAATTGCCACTCCTGGGGTGAGATTGGGAATTGAACCAACAGTCCGCTTAGATCGAGACAATGAGCCACAACCAGATGGAGTGCTATTAATAACACCAACATCTCAGGGACAATCTCGTTTAAGTGATGATGATTACATCGAAGGTGCGCCAGAACTCGTAATAGAGATTGCAGCTAGCAGTGTTGCTATTGATTTACATGACAAGAAAAAAGTCTATGGTCGTAACGGGGTAAAAGAATACATTATTTGGCAAATATTTGAAAATAAATTAGATTGGTTTTGCCTGCAACAAGGAGAATATGTGTCCTTAGAACTGGACGCAGATGGAATTATCAAAAGTAAAGTTTTTCCTGGTTTGTGGTTGTCAATGTCAGATTTACTTGCTGGCAATATGCCGCAAGTATTGGCTGTCTTGCAGTTGGGATTAGATTCGCCAGAACATCAAATGTTTGTGCAGCAATTGTCTGGGGAAGAAAGATAG
- a CDS encoding VOC family protein — MLSSTQSLKSILAPGNLRRVHHIALNVQDMQASRYFYGTILGLHELTGDEVPATLVELVASGKVANFITPDGTILDLFGEPELSPPDPNPEKTFTRAYHLAFDIDPQLFDRAVTVIRENKIAIAHGPVTRPTGRGVYFYDPDGFMIEIRCDPEAI, encoded by the coding sequence ATGCTATCTAGCACCCAATCCCTGAAAAGTATCCTTGCGCCAGGAAATCTGCGAAGAGTACATCACATTGCCCTCAACGTCCAGGATATGCAAGCCTCGCGCTACTTTTATGGCACGATCCTGGGTTTGCACGAACTTACAGGCGACGAAGTACCCGCAACTCTGGTGGAACTTGTCGCATCGGGGAAAGTAGCCAACTTCATCACTCCCGATGGTACAATTTTGGATTTATTTGGGGAACCAGAATTATCACCACCAGATCCCAATCCAGAAAAGACGTTCACCAGAGCGTATCATCTAGCTTTTGACATCGATCCGCAGTTATTCGATCGCGCGGTGACAGTGATCAGAGAAAATAAAATAGCGATCGCACACGGCCCAGTCACTCGTCCTACTGGTAGAGGAGTGTATTTTTACGATCCAGATGGCTTTATGATTGAAATTCGTTGCGATCCAGAAGCCATTTAA
- a CDS encoding acetate--CoA ligase family protein, with the protein MVLQKSSDLVRINARRTDVFDIFNFKHYIGPNPYLNIGSLVFDFALVDSRKPLPIEDYIASVGDRYPNLRDQTYESHAHLFAQVVSEVGKLDMDLHLKHWSVKPYPDFTRISVQSLHERTTREVIYFVWDWFEAITQDEDFAFDGELVRLQDRFRASVYGGPTVYALLRTAYEKGIPAFYLWEEGLMQYGLGKKHVRGVATTFNCDSHLDSEFTTRKDDCKAFLNTLGFPVPKGDIVFSEKEALAAAREIGYPVAVKPVVGHKGIGVTADVQDSKELVSAYNRALAAIPEDQLTRIIVEKSISGSDFRLLCVNGRFVAATERRPASVVGDGYLTLAELIRQENRKPARLDTPTSPMSKIQIDEAMELYLDEQRLSLDSVIEKGRTVYLRKVANLSAGGISIDATPTVHDDNIILAQDIAQHFQLTCLGIDVITKSLAESWKSSNFAILEINAAPGILMHLKPSDGESVDVPSHILETFFESGTDARIPIISFNKISVEELQTTIDHILLQHPDWTIGAVCRDAVFVNRSKKVLSKDYNTNVQTLLRHPKLDLLIAEYAENILEEEGMFYQNSNMVVLDNPTETEMILVRDVFDGSTVVIRKGNDISIRRKGLIEDYTLGEDEPFTRVYLKETGTIL; encoded by the coding sequence ATGGTTCTACAAAAAAGCAGTGATTTAGTCCGCATTAATGCTAGAAGAACGGATGTATTCGATATTTTCAACTTCAAGCATTATATAGGGCCTAACCCTTACTTAAATATAGGGTCGCTAGTATTTGATTTTGCTCTAGTTGACTCTAGAAAGCCTTTGCCCATTGAAGATTATATTGCCAGCGTTGGCGATCGCTATCCAAATCTGCGCGATCAAACTTACGAATCCCATGCCCATCTATTTGCCCAAGTTGTATCCGAAGTCGGAAAACTGGACATGGATTTACACCTTAAGCACTGGAGTGTTAAGCCATATCCAGATTTCACACGGATTAGTGTCCAATCACTACATGAACGCACAACCAGAGAGGTCATTTACTTTGTTTGGGATTGGTTTGAAGCCATTACCCAAGACGAAGACTTCGCCTTTGATGGAGAACTAGTAAGGCTACAAGATAGATTTCGCGCATCTGTCTACGGTGGCCCTACAGTTTACGCCCTATTGCGAACAGCCTACGAGAAAGGTATTCCTGCCTTTTATTTGTGGGAAGAAGGATTAATGCAGTATGGCTTGGGAAAAAAACACGTCCGGGGGGTAGCAACAACATTTAACTGTGATAGCCATCTAGATTCGGAGTTCACTACCCGTAAAGATGACTGTAAGGCATTTTTAAATACCTTGGGTTTCCCAGTGCCTAAAGGCGATATTGTCTTTTCCGAAAAGGAAGCCTTGGCAGCAGCAAGAGAAATTGGCTACCCAGTGGCAGTTAAGCCAGTGGTAGGCCACAAAGGAATTGGCGTCACGGCTGATGTACAAGACTCAAAAGAACTGGTATCTGCTTATAATAGAGCACTAGCAGCGATTCCTGAAGATCAGCTAACCCGAATAATTGTTGAGAAAAGCATCTCAGGATCGGATTTTCGCTTATTGTGTGTCAATGGTCGATTCGTCGCCGCCACAGAACGCCGGCCAGCATCGGTTGTCGGTGATGGGTACTTAACGCTTGCAGAGTTAATTCGCCAAGAGAACCGCAAACCTGCACGTTTAGATACGCCAACCTCACCAATGAGCAAAATTCAGATTGATGAAGCGATGGAACTCTATCTAGACGAACAGCGCTTATCATTAGACAGCGTGATTGAGAAAGGACGGACTGTTTACCTGCGTAAAGTCGCCAATCTTTCAGCCGGAGGTATAAGCATCGATGCAACCCCGACAGTTCATGACGATAATATTATCTTGGCGCAAGATATTGCCCAACATTTCCAACTGACTTGTCTGGGGATTGATGTCATTACCAAAAGTCTCGCAGAATCTTGGAAATCCAGTAACTTTGCCATCCTGGAAATCAATGCTGCACCGGGAATTTTAATGCATCTGAAACCTTCTGATGGTGAAAGCGTTGATGTGCCTTCTCATATTTTAGAAACATTTTTTGAGTCAGGTACAGATGCGAGAATACCGATTATTAGCTTCAATAAAATCTCTGTTGAAGAACTGCAAACGACAATTGACCATATCCTTTTGCAACATCCCGATTGGACAATAGGCGCTGTTTGTCGTGATGCCGTTTTTGTGAATCGCTCAAAAAAAGTATTAAGCAAAGATTACAACACCAATGTCCAAACTTTGCTGCGCCATCCCAAACTTGATTTGCTGATTGCCGAGTACGCAGAAAATATCTTAGAAGAAGAGGGGATGTTTTACCAGAATAGTAATATGGTAGTTTTGGATAATCCCACCGAAACTGAAATGATTCTGGTGCGGGATGTTTTCGATGGTTCAACTGTGGTGATTAGAAAAGGCAATGATATTTCTATTCGTCGCAAAGGGTTGATTGAAGATTATACTTTGGGTGAAGATGAACCATTTACACGGGTTTATTTGAAAGAAACCGGGACGATTTTGTGA